From the Kribbella sp. CA-293567 genome, the window GTGGTGGGCGCGGACACCGACCGGCGACCTTGAACAAGGTCTGACGTGTTCAAGGTCGCCGCAGGGTGTTCAAGCCCACCACTGGTGGGCTTGGCGGGATCAGCCCAGCGTCAGCACCTTGTAGATCCGGATCGGGCGGACCGGGGGGCCGTCCAGGTCGGGGTCGGCGATTCCGGCCTTGACCATCCGGTCGAAGGTGGACATCCCGTGGACGACGCGGCCGAGCACGGTGTAGTTCGGCGGGATGTTGGCGAACGAGTGCACCACGAAGAACTCGCTGCCGTTGGTGCCCGGGCCCTGGTTGCCCATGGCAACGGTTCCGCGGGGGTAGGTCTCCTTGCCGGTCACCTCGTCGGGGAACTTGTACCCCGGTCCGCCCTCCTCCTGGCGGTAGATGTCACCGCACTGCAGGACGCCGAGCCGGGCCGAGTTGGTCAGCCGGAAGCACTGGGTCCAATCGTAGAACCGGCTCTTGGTGAGGTGCACGAAGTTCGACACCCCACAAGGCGCGTTGGCGCGGTCCATCCGGACCACGAACGGGCCGTAGTTGGTCACGAAGTACACGTCGACGGTGCCCTTCGCGAGCGCCTTCGCCTTGGGTACGGTGACCGGCTTGGCTGCCGGGTTCTCCGGCGTCGGCGTGAACTCGCACCGCACCGTCGGCGGCTGGTGTCCGGCCGGTACCGCGGGCGCCGCGCCCGCGCTGGTCGAGGTGAGGGTCGCCGCGGCTAGGCCTGCGGCAACCACCAAACAGAGTCTGCGCAACATGAACAGCACGCTAGTCCTGACCTGACAGCGCTGTCACTGGAAACCGGCGGGCGATGCGTCGAACGGTCGTCGGACGCGGCGGGCGTCTCAAGGTTTGCCAAGGAAT encodes:
- a CDS encoding peptidylprolyl isomerase, whose translation is MLRRLCLVVAAGLAAATLTSTSAGAAPAVPAGHQPPTVRCEFTPTPENPAAKPVTVPKAKALAKGTVDVYFVTNYGPFVVRMDRANAPCGVSNFVHLTKSRFYDWTQCFRLTNSARLGVLQCGDIYRQEEGGPGYKFPDEVTGKETYPRGTVAMGNQGPGTNGSEFFVVHSFANIPPNYTVLGRVVHGMSTFDRMVKAGIADPDLDGPPVRPIRIYKVLTLG